The nucleotide window GATTGGCCATCAGCCAACGGGCACCACCCGTGCCGGCCGTGCCCGACAGTTACAAGGCGTCTCAGCCCAGGATACTCAGCCTGGAGCTTACTCGCAGCccagaggaggaagagagtgGAACACCTTGCACCCTCTTTGAAGAGGATGGCTCGTCTCCCCAAAACAAAGTCCAGGGAAGGATCCCAGGCGTCTCCCCTGACAGTGCCGGATCCAGATCGCAGGGCTGGTGGGACCATGTAGTCACCCCCTTTGTGGACAAGAAGTTTTCTTTCTCCAGCCGAAAGATGAAGGCTTCATCACCAAGATATGAGGAGCCACCGCCCGAGAGGCTTGTTCACATCGACGAGAAGCGCCCCAAGGACCAGTCGCTGCAGGTGCCGCGGCTCATGTCGCAAGCACCCATAGTTCGCGCCCCGACTCCGCGGAAAGCCCAGACACCGCAATCTGAGTTGCATTCGGCTCCAGAGATGGTAGaggcttcgtcgtcgaggagcccaccaccgtcgtcgagcacgatCGTTGTCCAGGAGAAGCATTATACTGCGATGACGGACGGGAGCAACAGGGACCAGCCACCACCGTATTCGCCGCCAAAGAAGCACGAAAAGACTGCAGTGCGCTATCGAGCCCTCTTTCCGCCTGGGCACCCGCTTCAGGCTCAGTTTCCTCCATCTCCGGGCCCATCGTCTCCCGGACTcgcagcgacgatgacgtctCAAGGCGCAACACAACTGGTCAATGTTCCTCTGACCCCTGCTGCTCGGAGCCAAACACCTCCCAGGATCGGAGAGCCGctcccgcctcggccacctgGCACGTACCTTCCACAGGAGCACGCGCACTCAGCCAGGGGTCAATTTTACAAGGTCgaaagacgacggcgccgccacgagaaggaagaggttgtcgcgcggcggctggggggCTTCTGGAGAGGACGGGGTTGCATCCCGGCGGCCGGTTGCTTCGGTCGCACTGGACGGGAAGGCCGCAAGCGCCGGCGAGTTTGTGCGGCAATATGGGCTGGAGTCCTTGCTCTTATCATTCTCATCATCGTTCTGGCTGCCGTACTCACCCGACATCACGGCACGAGCACGGAACAGTCGATATGGGTTAATCTCACCGACTTCCCGCCCATGCCTACGGGTGTCCTGACAGTAGTCGGCCCGGACAACAGCGCCTCCAAAAGTGTCTGCACCGAGCCTTCGACTCTCTGGAGCTGTTCGCTTCCCAAAGACCAGCAAGAGTCTGTTGCCCCATACAAGGCAGATCAGCCGACCGTGATCATGCAGATTCAATGGGACAACAGCACAAGCAACGGCTGGAAGAGCTCGGGCGGTGGGAAACCTCGGAGGGGGCTGTCGGCTGTTGCAGCCGCGGCCAGGGCAATTCTTCAAGCAAGGGAGGACGCAAGTGGTTTTATTTCCCAGCCCGCCGCACCGAGCTTCAAGGAAATGTTCTTCTTGGGCAACACCACGGATGATGTCCGGGCTGAGAACAAGGCGGGGGAGCCAACCCCATTCTATATTAGCCTGCTCAAGTCGATCAACGATACGGCCAGCTTCCCATCACTAACGAAAAGGGGCCCCGGCGACCAGATTGGCAATCAGAGCCTGGTCGCGCTATTGCCTGCTCCAGACTTGGACTCGGACGGGACGCCTGCTCCTGCCGCCATGCTTCCGAACCCTACGAAGCAGCCGGTGCGGCTCTTTGACCGAGGCCTGCCCACAGAGCATTACGGATTCTACACACATTTCAAGAGGACCATCTTTGTCCGGTCCGCGACAATATTGAACAAAACGGATGAGGGGAACGTTCCACTCGACGAGAACGGCGGATGCCGCAAGAACGAAGCCGACTTCTTGGTGACGTGGGCGGAAACACGGGTGCTGGTGCAGATTTGGACCCGAACACTGAGCTCCAACACGTCTTCACTCCTGAACGCCAACACAGGACGAGGCATCGGGGCCACTGGGCAGCTTGTTCGGCCCGGGACGATGCCATACCCAGTGACGGTGACGCTCGACACTCACGGGGGGGATCCAAAGAAGAAGCTGGTGTGGTACTGGCCGATGGACAAGCGACTGAAGCTCGACACGAGTAAGCCCGCTCTCCTGGCCAACAACATGGGCGTTGGCGGAACGTGGATCAACCCACGCGGCACTGGAGATGCGAGTGTTGGGGGGTTCGAtggggggagcggcgggtGCAAGTGCGAATGGGTGAACTGGATTCAGACACAGGGAAGCAAAAGGAGCCAGTAGGTaagggtgagggtgagggggGGTGCGCTCCTGGAACGCTGGCCATTGTCGCCCTACGGATCAATATGACGGACCGGGTTTCTAGTATATTCTTGGCTATGCATTGCCTCGGGCGTTGGAATAGGCTTATCCTGTCTTCTCAAGCTGACATGTGTAACCATTGTCATTGAGCCATGATAGTATGTTGGTATTGAATCTGACCTTGCCGTGCGCTCGTCGGTGACCCTCTGGGTCGGTGTCTTGGCTTGCATTACGGacacggacgacgacggatgCGGACCGGGGCCGACCCGTCTCCGTCCGCCGGTGTTTGTGGGCCGGAGGCGTTGTCGTCCGGTCCCCTGGACCCACTTAATTTTCCACGCAGCTCGCATTGCAGCTTTGCCACTTCGCCTTGACAACCTCCATCCAACCTTCAACACCgcgcctcacctcacccgACTCGGGATGCGCGCGCCCATCTCGTCACCGCAGcccttcctcctcgctgcctgtccctgcgccgcccgcactgcgcctcgatgccgcgcccgccatgccgcatCCCGCTCCTCAGGCCCGTCCGCCCCGGCGCGCGCtgggcaacagcagcagcaagagcaGCAAGAGCAGCAGGTTAtagcagcagaagcagcgggatcgccacgccgccgccgccgtaccCCCTCCGtgcgggagcggcagcgacgacgacagaagcagcagaagcagcagcagacgccgccgccgccaacaacccGTCCCGGACGCTCCTCACGCTCGCCATCGAGACGTCGTgcgacgacacggccgtggcggtgctgTCGCGGTGCCGCGCCACGGGCCGCGCCTCGCTGCTCTTCAACGAGCGCATTTCTTCGGACAACCGGGCATTTCGCGGCGTGaaccccgccgtcgcggtgcaGGGGCACAACGCGTCGCTGGGGCCGCTCGTGAGGCGGGCGCTGGCTACCCTGCcggacgctgctgctgatgatgattATAGTAGtagcacgacgacggcggcggcggcagcggcgacgacgacctcggaggggagctcggcgacgtcgcggagCTCGCGCACGTTGAACGTGGGCGGCAGGCAAAAGGCCCTGCCGGACTTTGTGTCGGTCACGCGCGGGCccggcatcatggccaacctcgccgtcgggctcAACGTGGCCaagggcctcgccgtcgcgtgggacgtgccgctgctcgccgtccaccACATGCAGGCGCACGCCCTgacgccgcgcctcgtcgacgcgctgggcATGGATATGGACATGGGCATGGACAAGGACACGGCTACTCGAGGCCATGGCAACAACACAATcgggtccgccgccgccgcgtcgccagACTTTCCGTTCCTGTCGCTCCTCGTCTCCGGCGGGCACACGCAGCTCGTGCACTCGGCCTCGCTCACGGACcaccgcatcgtcgccaccacgGGGGACATTGCCATCGGCAACCTGCTCGACCAGACGGCACGCGTCATCCTGCCCGAGGACGTGCTCGAGGCCAGCCCGGACGTCATGTACggccgcgtgctcgacgcgtTTGCGTTTCCCCCttgtccgcctcctcctcctcctcctggtcctacttctcctcctcgcccgttcgccgcctcagcagcatcagcagcatcagaagcagcagcagcatcagaagcagcagcagcaacaccaggCGCTacccacgacgacggcgtggccgccCAACACGAGGCCTTCTTCCGCcccgcgacgtcgcgcgccgacgaAATCGCCGACGTCCCCTCCGGGTACCCCTGGAccgtgccgctgcccttCCGCAactcgcgccgcctcgcctaCTCCTTCAGCAGCATCCACGCGCACGtccaccgcctcgccgccgagcgcggccCGCACATGGACCTggccgagcgccgcgccctcgccaggcacaccctccgcgccgcctttcagcacctcgcctcgcgcctcgtcctcgcgctcgaggaccgcccggagctgctgccgctgctgaaCGCCCGTGGAACAAAAGCAGCACCACTATCATCAGCAACaccggcagcatcgccaaccacaaccctcgtcgtcgccggcggcgtcgcctccaaCCGCTTCCTCGCCCACGTCCTGCGCACaacgctcgccgcccgcggcttccccggcgtgcgcctcgtcgcgccccCCGTCGCGCTGTGCACCGacaacgccgccatggtggcctGGACCGCCATGGAGATGTACGAGGCCGGCTGGCGGAGCGACCTGTCGGCGTGCCCCATCGGCAAGTGGCCCATGGACCCCAGCGTCGGGCTGGGGAtcctgggcgtcgacgggtgGCTCAGGGACGGCGCTGCGGCTTGACCACCCTGAACACCCCGAATGCTCGAGCCGGACGGATGCAGAGCAGCAAGCAACCACATCTTGTAAATACATCGTGTACGTCATGATACGACCTGTAACAAAACATCTGTACTTTAGCGGTCTTTGGCAGACAACGGGTCACGGTCTATATGGAAAAAGAAGTGCCTTGTGTATTTGTTGTACAAGATACATTGACCAGTACACAGCCGCCAACGCGGCTTCGCTCGCGAGtctgctcctccagcttctGTCTACAAGTGACCCATAATCTAGTCCAGCTCGCTCGTCACGTTGGTGAACTCGCCCTTCTCCAGCTTCGTCTGCCAGAAGATGGGGTTCGTGTCGTTGAAGCCATGCTTGACCCAGCCCTCCTCCTTGACATGGTACAGGTTGATGAAGCCGCCAGAGTAGGCGTCGCGGTGCGTGGCCGCCAAGATGCTCCGCCTgcccagctccagcgcgtcctcgacgctcaGGTCGTAGTTGTactcggcgtcgagcacgccgtACGCAAACGTCTGACCGCTGCCCACGCAGAAGAGGTTGCCCTGGAGGCGggtgccgtcgctgtcgacgTAGTAGAGCGCGgggccctcctccttggtcaCGCCGGCGCACATGGTCCCCATGCTCAGGCCCATTCCCTTGTACGAGTAGACCAGGTTGGCCAGAATCttgctcgccgcggcgacgctgatgCGACGCTTGTGACGGAGCTCGTGCAGCCGGCACTGCATGCCCAGCCAGGCGAGCCAGTACTGGCAgtcggcggcaccgccggccatggtgccGAGGAGCACGCTGTTGATCTCAATGACCTTCTTGACCGTCTGCGAGGCGATCCAGTTGCCGGCCGTGGCTCGCGAGTCGGTAGCGACGATGATTCCGCCCTTGAAGCGGAAGgcgagcgtcgtcgtgccgTGAGCAATCTTGATCGGGCAGTCGGGGTTCGACCggtcgtccgtcgccgcgcgcagccAGGAAGACGGCTATCGATATCAAAGATTAGCACAGCATCATTGATTGCCTTCCCCGCGATGCGAAAGAGAACACTCTCAAGTCGGGGGAGGGAGTCGCGGATGTACCTGGGCAatgggcggcatggcaaACTTGCCGGCGAGGCTCGACGCAGGATTCATCAAGTCCTGTGCCTCGTCCTCAAACGACTCATTTTGCTCGTAAGCCGGCCGGCTGTATCTCGAAATGAGGGTgtccatcgtcgtctggtgCAAGAGACGAGTCTCTCGTTGTCGTGAAGGGCTTTGTCGGGGTGGCACAAGGGGGGACCTCGTTGTTCACCAACGCACGCGGAGGGGGATGCCGGTCCGATGGGCAGAGGCAATGGCGATTCGGAGCGTCCTCGTGTGCAGCCGCGCGCGAATCGCTGGGGTAGATGGCAatggtggcggtgacgatggtggtgatgtggTGTGGACAGGATGACGGAGGTCGTTGGATATGGCGAAGCGGTTGACGAGGTCAGGCAGCTCCCGGATCGCGCGTCACCAGCTTCAGCAGTGCTAGCAGAGCTCCAGCGAGGCCTGCAAGCTGGCTGAGGTAATGCGGCACTACGTCCGTCCGCGAGCCTCGTTGGCCAGTAGCGGCGAGTACAGAGCCCCACTTCACCGTCAGTGCCTTGTTGCCTAACCAGAAGCTggcaggtacgtacttcgtactctgTGGGCTGCCACTCCAACATCACTCTAGATAGAAAAAGGCGACAGCAGTTCACAACTTCAAGGCCCCGCTGCAAGCTCGCCTTCGCGAGTACACGCCCCATTACCCGTCTGGCGACATCAATTCTAGCTTCCGTGATTTCATAGCAATTACTCGACTAGGATATCGGAAACTAACAAAACTGGCGGTTCcccacctccctcccgtTTCAGGAGCCTTCACTCACCcaggtgcctgcctgtcaGACTGGCTTCTCGCTTCTCCTTGCGCACGCCCACCACAGACCAGAGGCAGAAGAGAAATTGAGACTGACAGCAAGAAAAACGAATCAAAGGATCGCCTGTAACAATGTGATGAGACAACGAGACATGGTTCAGAGAGCGCAAACCGAGACGGCCATGCGGTTCATGGCGGTCATGACAAATATCAATGTTCCCCTTCCCCAAGGTATACTCTTTCCCTTCGCCCGTGCGTTTTCGTTGCCGTCACTCCACTTCGCCGGGCTTAGAGTTTAACCCAAAAGACTGCAGCTCCAATCTAAGGATTCGGCGTCGTCTCACGGCTGGCACGCCCCTCCCTCTTGCTGAGGAAGCTTCTGCGCATGTGCGACTTGGGTGTGTCTGGTGCGCTCGGCTCTGCCGGTTGGAATGTGCTCTTGACGGTGACGGTACCGGGCCCCACGCTGAGCTCCTTTGGTGTTGCAGtccccgtctcgtcgacgaACAGGGGGAATTCGCCCAAGTCATCATCTTTGCCGACAAAGTggtcgcccttggcctcTATCTTGAACTGCGTGTCCGGAGTGCACTTGGCCGTAAAGGTGTCCTCAAAGGTCCATTGACCGGTTCCAGACTTGTGGTGCTTCGTCTTGCCAATGACCTTCTCTTTTGGTGACAGCTGCGTGACCACAATGTATAAATTGGTCGATGGAGGGTAGTTCGTGGCCCCGACAATGGTAAATGAAGCCGTACCCAGTGTCGCGCCTGCTGGCGCCGTGCTGTGAATCGACGAAGCCGCAATGCTCTTTGTACGACTGTGACCAGGAGAGTCGTTTCGTGGATGTTCAATGGTGGGGATGGGAGAACCCTCGGGCAATCCCATGGACTGGCGCGCACCGCCGACGGGGCCCAAGTCGTGGCCATTGCTTGTAGTGGGAGGCGACTCGACCACATCAGGCAACGCCCCATTggcgtcgtccgcgtccttcttcttcccaaAGACTCCACGTTTCAAGAAAGACGCACCcctgccgacgccgtggccaacGACTCCCGcaacggccgcgccgcccttgatGGGAGCTCCGGCAACGCCCGTAACGATTctgccgggcgcggcgaaGGTGCCCGAGAAGGTCGACGTGCCCTGCATGGTACGCGTAACGTAGTCTGGCCGGAACACCATCCGAAGTCGCAATGTGCCCGACTTGCCGTCTAGGATGAAGCGAGACTCGGACGCCTTGAACGGGTCGAGAGACTCTAGATTGATCGTGGCAACACCCAAAAGATCGGGCTTATCCGCGAAGTCGTAGTCATAAACGGTGACGACAAAATTGGCCGCCGTCCGTGATGGGACGTTGACCTCGAAGAACTCGTTCCACGCCGGGGTGAGCGTCTTCTTCTGCACCTTTGTTTTGTACACCTCGTGGCCGTTGAGCTCAAACTTGCAGTACGGGTCGCTCTTTCCGTTTCTGTCTGCTGCCGGCAGGTCCTGGGCATCCAGGACATCGACACGGAGTTTTCCCATGTTGTTGATGCTTTCGCTTGGATCCAACTGCATCTTGATGGGGATATACTTGAGGCTGACCTTGACCCAGCCGTctctgccgtcgtcggttTTCAGCTTGAGCTTCGTGGGATTGTTCTGTTCAGCACTGGTTAGTTCTGCTACTCCGTCATTTGCCGGATTCGAAGTCACGCCTACCAAGCATTGCTTGAGTGTCTCAAGGGTGTTTCCAGCCAGCTGGGCAAGGacatggtcgtcgtcgtcacccttcttcctcgccttGAGTGTCAAACGAGACACGTCCAACTCGCGAACAACACAATCGCCAATCTCATCGAACTTGTGGGCTCTGTTGGCCGTAGTCGACGAAACGTACGAGGCATAGGCCATGTCATCCACAAATACCTCGAGGCGGCTGTGGCCCTCGGGCATttcggcctcgagcagccgGAAAATGAGCAGGCCGCTCTCATGCTTGAGAAGCTCCTCGGGGCTGAGGCGGATCTTCGGAGGTCCTTGGTTTTCAACGGAAGGCCGGCCAGAGGTCGATGTTGACGTACGTGCTTCCCCATTGCCGTTCTTGTCGAGGCTGACCCGGAACTTCCCTGCGGTGGGAGACCGATCGAGCGAGGCCCGCTGCTGATCAGTGCTCGGCTTTCCCTCATTCGCCTTGTCCTCCAAGGCCTTCTTTTCGActtccttttcctcctcctcttcctcctctggGTCTGCAATGTTCAAGCACGGATAGAAAGCAACAGTGTAGGTCAGCGTTCCCTTGGCGATGCCCTTTCCGTGCAATCGGAGTCCCTCTTCGCGGACATGCTTCTTGTCGTTGACAAGATACTCGCCGTTCTCATCCTGGCTGACGTAGTCGCCCGCAAAGGTCTCAATCAAGCCAAGACTGCGATCCTTGCCCATCTTCTCGGCATCCATGACTTCCAGGGCGAGCCTGTCACGGGGGGAGTGGATCGGCACGTAGAGGACTTCGTCCCATTCGGGGTTGAGGTCGTTGCGGAAGGTGACAGTGCGGGCCTTATCGATGCCAGAGAGAAGCACGCGTACGTAGGGATCCGACTTGCCGAAGGACTCGAAGTTTCGCAGATCAGTCGCCTTCTTGAAGTGGAACCGCATGACGCCGATGGGAGTCACGTAACCGCCGGTGCCCGCGACGCCAGTGATGGCAACGGGCCTCCACTGCGCCATCATCTTGACACGGCCCGTGTGCGCTCCAGATAGCTGGTACCACTCTTTTCCCTGTGCCATGCAGTCGAGAATCTCGTCGAGCTTGATTTGGTATTTGCCGAGTGTCTGATCCCCCGTGAGGTCTCGATCGTCCTTGATCGTAACCCCCAGCTTGGCCTTCTTGCGATCAGTGATTAAAATTTCCTTGGATCCATTGTCCCAGATGGGGTTATTCGTGCGCTTGAGTCGCTTGGTCTCATGGACAGTCTTGCCATTGAGGAACAAGGCCGCGTATGGGTTGAGCAATCCAACCAGACTCTTGGTGCCGTCCAGATCTTTAGCCTGCTCTACGGTAAAGCGCAGAATGCCCTGGTTTGATTCTGGTGGCGGCTCCAACTTGCCTTCCTCATTTTTGACGGATTCAAGAACAGGAAAGAATCGTAGGTCACAagagacgacgccgcgcgccttgCCGTCTCCGATGACCTCGATGCGCTCATTCTCGTGCACGTTGAGCTCCTCCAAGTCTTCCAGGCGGAAAGtcgcgacgcccagctcTTTGGATTTTCTGAAGTCGTTCTTGTCGAACACCTGGATATCCAGCGTGTCGTTGAAAGATGTGACGATGAGATAATGCGTCTCGTTCCACCTGGGGTTCGGGTTATCCTCGACGGTCTTTGTCCGGGCGAgttcctggcggcggctgaaGCTGATGCTTGCGTAAGGGTCGACGGTGCCAGCAAAGTTGTCCGTGTTCTTGAGCCCCTGGGCTCCATGAAGAGtcagggcgaggacgccaaCGGCCTGGTCGACCGGGGTTCCCGCGAGCATCTTGGCGACCTCGATGGGAAAGACGTTGGGCGCATACATCATTGGCGACAGATTTCCGTGGATCTGTTCAAGAATGAACTTTTCGAGGCCAGGGATGAAGTTGATGTCGAAGCCGAAGCTCTCTCCGCCGAGGGGCTTACAGACGTAATCAATCTCAGGCCGCTCGAGGAAGCACATTTCGACCCTGTCCACGTGAGGAAACGGAATCTGGAGCTTGATCTTGAGGCGCATGATGCCAGAAAACGCCATGTCCTCGACAATGACATCGAGGCCTTTGCTGATCATAGCTTTTCCAATGCGAATCTCGAGAACAACCTTGGGGTTGATCTTGCTCTTGAGCTGGCGCGCGGTCATGTCGGCCGTGTCGTTGGGCGTGAAGCTAAACTTCCAATCCATCATGACAATGTCGTCTTCGGTGCGTGGGTATGTCTTGACATGCTCCATTCGTGGCGGCTTGGAGCCGAGGGTAAACGTCTTCAGCTTGAGGCTGTCGAGgaaggcgggcgtcgcggagCTGAGGACCTGGTCGACCGAGTTGATGATGGTCTGGGCCAGGACAGGCTGGTAGATGGGCCAGAACTTGACCATGAATGAGTTGATCCATTCAAGGGACTCGTTGTCGTTttcgagcttcttgagggcCAATTCGCGCGAAATGTCGTCGCGAAAGTTGCGTCGCACACGTCGCAGAGATGTCCTGTAGTAGGTCGCACagatggccatgatgatggtgacccagcccagcccgccgcccaagacGGCAACAAGCCACGACGAAATGCAGGCGAAAATGACAAGACCCGTGTTGTGGTACCAGTCTAGCAGACAGTTAGATCTCGAGCGCTTACTGCCTTGCTTGGTCCAACGACTCACCTCCAAAGAACTTATCTGGAAGCTTCCCCTCCACCCACGTGGCATGATCGAGCAAGCTCTCACCCTCTTTCGCACTGTCACTTGGCCACCCGAGCTTTGGGGCCCAGCCCGTCCGCGAGAACGGGACTTCTTGGGCGTCGGGGTCTTCGCCACCGGTCAACTTTCTTCCTTGCGCGTCTGTTGCTACGTCAAGGACGCCGGCCTTGCTGGGTTCGGGGAGATCTTCGTCCGGACCGTTGCCATCGTCCTGgtcggtgatgatggcggcgccttTGGGGCGCCTGCTCTGCTGCAGCTCTTTTGGAATGGCCTGGGGGGCGCATCAGCAAGCGCTGTGGCGGGTCTCGCGGCGCAGAGGATACACTCACGTCTCGAGCTTGAGCTCGCTTCTCCTCGGGGGAAGCATCCGGGTCGAAGGTGAAGGCGGGGATGCCTGCATTGGAAGACTGCTCGACAATTTCCTTTTGAGCGTCTGCGGACGAGACTTGGGATTCAGGGTTCTGGGCAGCCTCAATGGCGCCGTCAACCTTGATCTCGCGCGCCTCCTTGGCAGACATGGCGCCTGCGAGAGCAATGTGCCAGGACGAGCTTGGAGTGAGGTTGTAGCCAGCTGCAGAGTCAGTCGGGGTGGTTGGCAATTGCGCGCGCAAGCGCACGCAGTCGTTGGGAGCTCGGTTGTAGCTACTTGGTAGCAGCGGGCAGGGAGTCGGGTAGTAGCGGCGATGACGCGCagtcggtcggcggcgctcgagcggCTTTCGAGGTTCGAgatggccgcgccggcggcgatcgTTGCGGTTGCAGCCGTTGCGGTTGCGTTTGATGGGTGATGCACGATTCCGAGGCCAGCAAGGTCGCACCCGagcggtgcagcagcagccacgagCAAATATAACGGATACTGCGCGTCCAAAGGATGCAAAGCGTAATGAaagcggcgggcaggccaAGCTCGGGGCGTACGAAACGGACCTAGGCAGCGATCCAAGACAGCTGTGGCTGGGCCTGGCCACTAATAGCTACTAAGTTAGGAGCCtagctcgacggccgcagGCAGGAGTAGCGTGTGAATTGTGGACTGTGGAGTGAGGTGGGATGGTGGCCACGCCGAGGATggagacgaggcgctcgcggtGGCCGGCGCAGGCTCGAGCTGTTCGGAGCAGAGAGAAGGGAAGTATGGGCTGCGGCAGATTGAGAAcgatgggggggggagtgAGCATGCGCTTTGCGCTGGGAAGGGGGACAGCCATAGAATATGGGGGGAGGGTGGTGCCGGCGTTTGACGAGGAAGGCAGCCTCCAGCAGATTGATGCAGAAGCGACAGTGGAaggatgctgctgctcctgctgtGCTGTGGAGAtcgagaggggggggggatggtCCGAGattgtggtggtggaggtggaggtggtggtggttccaGCCACAGGCACCTCTGCAGAGCAACCTTGAAGTGACCAAGGCGTGTGTGCCATGCCGTGCAGCGCAGCAGTGGTGGAGGATTAGGACAGACGCAAGAAGCGCTGCTTGCAGCTGAGACGGGGACAgcgcagctgctggaggTGCCGGCTCGGGTTTCCCGTCTCTGCGCAGGCACACACCTACGTTGGAGCACAGTCCAGCAGAATTAGTACATCACTGGTATGGTATACCTTTTATTACAAGCGAGCTTGGcgaagctgctgcccgtAGCTTTCCCCGCGTCCTTCCATCGTACCAAGGAGAGGCACTGATGAGAGGTATCATGACCCCCTTCTTCGCTCTCTCGTTTGTTCCTCCAGGCCCCATGGAAGAACCCCTCCAGCAACGTGTGTGCTTGCGCCACGCTCTCGGGAAGCCGCCGTGGGTGCAAATCAGCGCACATCGCTTCCGAAGGGCCTTTCAATcgcccatcaccgccaccaccatcatcggtGGTGCTTCGTACAACCTCCACCTACTACTAATAAGGTACCTAGCAGCTCCGAGAGCTACGGTACAGCTGaatgccctgccctgctgaACGACGACGTAATGCTGGGCCCGGCGGGGCTTCGCCTAATTGGCTGGGCCTGCCGCTCGTGTGGCCCCAGGCGGGGACCCAGGCGGGcctcccagccgccgccgcgagggccgcccagcgcgcgcgacgcTGTGGTGAGTGAGCGggaggcccccccccccacgccCACCGCCGTGGTCGGTCGGTGGATGGACAGATGTCCACTTCAGGtggccggtcggtcggcctgTCAGCAAGCAAGGCAGGGGCAAGGTAACTTGGGCAAGGCATTTATTTCccttgcccagcagcagcagcagcagcagcagcagcagcctgttGAGTCGCGAGCCCGTTTGCTCGGCCTGACGATATCCGCGCGGAAACTTTCAAGTTTTTTTTCGTCACTGCATCTCACCTACCAGGTCTGCCAACacagccccccccctgtcgggtcgcggcagcgccagcggTGGATTGGGTCCCCCCCCGCTCCGTTCAGGTCGGCTGGCGAGATCGCCTGCAGGCAGGGAGGGTCCCGGCGGGCGAGTTCCATGATGAGGGCTCGACTTTTCCGGCTTTGGCATGAAGTTGCCAACCAACCGGCCAACCAGCCCCCTGGGGGCCCCCCCTGCAAGCGTCGCTTTGGGCCTTCCCAACTCGCGTGGACGCCAACCGACCATGCCAGCCCAGCTGGAGCTCTGGAAAGGCGACGCTCCGTTTGACACCTCGGATGGACCGTTGATGGCATCATGGGCATCGCTTGCCCCTCGTTGGGAGCGGGCTTTGTGCGACATTCATCGGGTGTGGTCCTGGTACTGATGCGGTGCGACAGGCATCTGATCCcgggcagcctcgtcgttgtcgagccCCGGCGG belongs to Purpureocillium takamizusanense chromosome 1, complete sequence and includes:
- the TCB2 gene encoding Tricalbin-2 (COG:U~EggNog:ENOG503NU87~TransMembrane:2 (o183-206i716-738o)), with the translated sequence MSAKEAREIKVDGAIEAAQNPESQVSSADAQKEIVEQSSNAGIPAFTFDPDASPEEKRAQARDAIPKELQQSRRPKGAAIITDQDDGNGPDEDLPEPSKAGVLDVATDAQGRKLTGGEDPDAQEVPFSRTGWAPKLGWPSDSAKEGESLLDHATWVEGKLPDKFFGDWYHNTGLVIFACISSWLVAVLGGGLGWVTIIMAICATYYRTSLRRVRRNFRDDISRELALKKLENDNESLEWINSFMVKFWPIYQPVLAQTIINSVDQVLSSATPAFLDSLKLKTFTLGSKPPRMEHVKTYPRTEDDIVMMDWKFSFTPNDTADMTARQLKSKINPKVVLEIRIGKAMISKGLDVIVEDMAFSGIMRLKIKLQIPFPHVDRVEMCFLERPEIDYVCKPLGGESFGFDINFIPGLEKFILEQIHGNLSPMMYAPNVFPIEVAKMLAGTPVDQAVGVLALTLHGAQGLKNTDNFAGTVDPYASISFSRRQELARTKTVEDNPNPRWNETHYLIVTSFNDTLDIQVFDKNDFRKSKELGVATFRLEDLEELNVHENERIEVIGDGKARGVVSCDLRFFPVLESVKNEEGKLEPPPESNQGILRFTVEQAKDLDGTKSLVGLLNPYAALFLNGKTVHETKRLKRTNNPIWDNGSKEILITDRKKAKLGVTIKDDRDLTGDQTLGKYQIKLDEILDCMAQGKEWYQLSGAHTGRVKMMAQWRPVAITGVAGTGGYVTPIGVMRFHFKKATDLRNFESFGKSDPYVRVLLSGIDKARTVTFRNDLNPEWDEVLYVPIHSPRDRLALEVMDAEKMGKDRSLGLIETFAGDYVSQDENGEYLVNDKKHVREEGLRLHGKGIAKGTLTYTVAFYPCLNIADPEEEEEEEKEVEKKALEDKANEGKPSTDQQRASLDRSPTAGKFRVSLDKNGNGEARTSTSTSGRPSVENQGPPKIRLSPEELLKHESGLLIFRLLEAEMPEGHSRLEVFVDDMAYASYVSSTTANRAHKFDEIGDCVVRELDVSRLTLKARKKGDDDDHVLAQLAGNTLETLKQCLNNPTKLKLKTDDGRDGWVKVSLKYIPIKMQLDPSESINNMGKLRVDVLDAQDLPAADRNGKSDPYCKFELNGHEVYKTKVQKKTLTPAWNEFFEVNVPSRTAANFVVTVYDYDFADKPDLLGVATINLESLDPFKASESRFILDGKSGTLRLRMVFRPDYVTRTMQGTSTFSGTFAAPGRIVTGVAGAPIKGGAAVAGVVGHGVGRGASFLKRGVFGKKKDADDANGALPDVVESPPTTSNGHDLGPVGGARQSMGLPEGSPIPTIEHPRNDSPGHSRTKSIAASSIHSTAPAGATLGTASFTIVGATNYPPSTNLYIVVTQLSPKEKVIGKTKHHKSGTGQWTFEDTFTAKCTPDTQFKIEAKGDHFVGKDDDLGEFPLFVDETGTATPKELSVGPGTVTVKSTFQPAEPSAPDTPKSHMRRSFLSKREGRASRETTPNP